The DNA region NNNNNNNNNNNNNNNNNNNNNNNNNNNNNNNNNNNNNNNNNNNNNNNNNNNNNNNNNNNNNNNNNNNNNNNNNNNNNNNNNNNNNNNNNNNNNNNNNNNNNNNNNNNNNNNNNNNNNNNNNNNNNNNNNNNNNNNNNNNNNNNNNNNNNNNNNNNNNNNNNNNNNNNNNNNNNNNNNNNNNNNNNNNNNNNNNNNNNNNNNNNNNNNNNNNNNNNNNNNNNNNNNNNNNNNNNNNNNNNNNNNNNNNNNNNNNNNNNNNNNNNNNNNNNNNNNNNNNNNNNNNNNNNNNNNNNNNNNNNNNNNNNNNNNNNNNNNNNNNNNNNNNNNNNNNNNNNNNNNNNNNNNNNNNNNNNNNNNNNNNNNNNNNNNNNNNNNNNNNNNNNNNNNNNNNNNNNNNNNNNNNNNNNNNNNNNNNNNNNNNNNNNNNNNNNNNNNNNNNNNNNNNNNNNNNNNNNNNNNNNNNNNNNNNNNNNNNNNNNNNNNNNNNNNNNNNNNNNNNNNNNNNNNNNNNNNNNNNNNNNNNNNNNNNNNNNNNNNNNNNNNNNNNNNNNNNNNNNNNNNNNNNNNNNNNNNNNNNNNNNNNNNNNNNNNNNNNNNNNNNNNNNNNNNNNNNNNNNNNNNNNNNNNNNNNNNNNNNNNNNNNNNNNNNNNNNNNNNNNNNNNNNNNNNNNNNNNNNNNNNNNNNNNNNNNNNNNNNNNNNNNNNNNNNNNNNNNNNNNNNNNNNNNNNNNNNNNNNNNNNNNNNNNNNNNNNNNNNNNNNNNNNNNNNNNNNNNNNNNNNNNNNNNNNNNNNNNNNNNNNNNNNNNNNNNNNNNNNNNNNNNNNNNNNNNNNNNNNNNNNNNNNNNNNNNNNNNNNNNNNNNNNNNNNNNNNNNNNNNNNNNNNNNNNNNNNNNNNNNNNNNNNNNNNNNNNNNNNNNNNNNNNNNNNNNNNNNNNNNNNNNNNNNNNNNNNNNNNNNNNNNNNNNNNNNNNNNNNNNNNNNNNNNNNNNNNNNNNNNNNNNNNNNNNNNNNNNNNNNNNNNNNNNNNNNNNNNNNNNNNNNNNNNNNNNNNNNNNNNNNNNNNNNNNNNNNNNNNNNNNNNNNNNNNNNNNNNNNNNNNNNNNNNNNNNNNNNNNNNNNNNNNNNNNNNNNNNNNNNNNNNNNNNNNNNNNNNNNNNNNNNNNNNNNNNNNNNNNNNNNNNNNNNNNNNNNNNNNNNNNNNNNNNNNNNNNNNNNNNNNNNNNNNNNNNNNNNNNNNNNNNNNNNNNNNNNNNNNNNNNNNNNNNNNNNNNNNNNNNNNNNNNNNNNNNNNNNNNNNNNNNNNNNNNNNNNNNNNNNNNNNNNNNNNNNNNNNNNNNNNNNNNNNNNNNNNNNNNNNNNNNNNNNNNNNNNNNNNNNNNNNNNNNNNNNNNNNNNNNNNNNNNNNNNNNNNNNNNNNNNNNNNNNNNNNNNNNNNNNNNNNNNNNNNNNNNNNNNNNNNNNNNNNNNNNNNNNNNNNNNNNNNNNNNNNNNNNNNNNNNNNNNNNNNNNNNNNNNNNNNNNNNNNNNNNNNNNNNNNNNNNNNNNNNNNNNNNNNNNNNNNNNNNNNNNNNNNNNNNNNNNNNNNNNNNNNNNNNNNNNNNNNNNNNNNNNNNNNNNNNNNNNNNNNNNNNNNNNNNNNNNNNNNNNNNNNNNNNNNNNNNNNNNNNNNNNNNNNNNNNNNNNNNNNNNNNNNNNNNNNNNNNNNNNNNNNNNNNNNNNNNNNNNNNNNNNNNNNNNNNNNNNNNNNNNNNNNNNNNNNNNNNNNNNNNNNNNNNNNNNNNNNNNNNNNNNNNNNNNNNNNNNNNNNNNNNNNNNNNNNNNNNNNNNNNNNNNNNNNNNNNNNNNNNNNNNNNNNNNNNNNNNNNNNNNNNNNNNNNNNNNNNNNNNNNNNNNNNNNNNNNNNNNNNNNNNNNNNNNNNNNNNNNNNNNNNNNNNNNNNNNNNNNNNNNNNNNNNNNNNNNNNNNNNNNNNNNNNNNNNNNNNNNNNNNNNNNNNNNNNNNNNNNNNNNNNNNNNNNNNNNNNNNNNNNNNNNNNNNNNNNNNNNNNNNNNNNNNNNNNNNNNNNNNNNNNNNNNNNNNNNNNNNNNNNNNNNNNNNNNNNNNNNNNNNNNNNNNNNNNNNNNNNNNNNNNNNNNNNNNNNNNNNNNNNNNNNNNNNNNNNNNNNNNNNNNNNNNNNNNNNNNNNNNNNNNNNNNNNNNNNNNNNNNNNNNNNNNNNNNNNNNNNNNNNNNNNNNNNNNNNNNNNNNNNNNNNNNNNNNNNNNNNNNNNNNNNNNNNNNNNNNNNNNNNNNNNNNNNNNNNNNNNNNNNNNNNNNNNNNNNNNNNNNNNNNNNNNNNNNNNNNNNNNNNNNNNNNNNNNNNNNNNNNNNNNNNNNNNNNNNNNNNNNNNNNNNNNNNNNNNNNNNNNNNNNNNNNNNNNNNNNNNNNNNNNNNNNNNNNNNNNNNNNNNNNNNNNNNNNNNNNNNNNNNNNNNNNNNNNNNNNNNNNNNNNNNNNNNNNNNNNNNNNNNNNNNNNNNNNNNNNNNNNNNNNNNNNNNNNNNNNNNNNNNNNNNNNNNNNNNNNNNNNNNNNNNNNNNNNNNNNNNNNNNNNNNNNNNNNNNNNNNNNNNNNNNNNNNNNNNNNNNNNNNNNNNNNNNNNNNNNNNNNNNNNNNNNNNNNNNNNNNNNNNNNNNNNNNNNNNNNNNNNNNNNNNNNNNNNNNNNNNNNNNNNNNNNNNNNNNNNNNNNNNNNNNNNNNNNNNNNNNNNNNNNNNNNNNNNNNNNNNNNNNNNNNNNNNNNNNNNNNNNNNNNNNNNNNNNNNNNNNNNNNNNNNNNNNNNNNNNNNNNNNNNNNNNNNNNNNNNNNNCTCACTGGGTCCCACAaaccgaccccagcctgacccgcaTTGTgtcccacacaccgtccccagcctgaccctcactgcgtcCCACGCCccccctcaacactgaccctccgacagcgcagtcctccctcagcactgaccctccgacagcgcggtcctccctcagcactgaccctccgacagcgcggtcctccctcagcactgacccacccagAGTGCTGTGCTTGAGAATCCCACCACCCCAGGCCTGTTGGTCCCTGAGGTTTCCCCCTTGATCACCACCACCCAATGAGAATTGCTTTGCCAAGCCTCTCCTGTTGGCTGCTGGCtgtatctcctgccttttctgcaGGCAGGGCTGGCACGCTTCAGAATGTGTGGAGAACCGTGCGAGAGAAAGCACCATATTTTGCCCTGGAATCTGTTTACCTGCCGTCACACGCAAAATGATAATTGCCGCAATAAACTGTGGGTGTGTAGTGTTGCCAAGCTGGGCACAGGCCAGATGCCTTTGACAGGTTTGCAAGTCATaatgctgcttaatagcactgtacAGATCAGCAAACAATGCATCCTGACTGCATTTGAACAACAATGTGGAGCTTTCAGACTGGGTCACAGTGTTCTCAATGGTGACCTGTTTATCGGCAGAGGGGATAATGACTGCAGTAAAGATTTAAGAGGCTGATATCTCTTTCGGAGCAGCAAGGACAGGCTTATCAGGAAGATTTGGGAACAGCCCACAGCTCTTCTCTCTGTGAAGATAAGGCTAGAAGGTGTGACAGACCAACGATGAAAGGGTTCAGTCGGTTAGCTCAGATGGTCAGAGCGTGCTGCTACTAATGCCCAACGTCGTGGGCTCAGTTCCCCCACGCTCACCAGGTCTGACGTCACGGTTTGTAAGCTGCAGATTTGCACTTGCAGTGTATTAGTTTGGTGTTGTTTCtctggggtagcacggtggctcagtggtaagcactgctgcctcatggcgccagggaccccagatcaattcctgcctccagccgctgtctgtgtggagtatgcacattctccccatgtctgcatgggttcactccgggtgctcccacagtccaaagatgtgtaggttagggaggattggccgtgctaaattacccatagtgttcagggatgtgtaggttagggtggattggccgtgctaaactgtcccatagtgttcagggatgtgtggagtttgcacattctccccatgtctgcttgggttcaCTCCGGGtgctccaacagtccaaagatgtgtaggttagggtggattggccatgctaaattgtcccatagtgttcagggatgtgcaggttagggtggattgaccgtgctaaattgtcccgtagtgttcagggatgtgtcgccCCACCCATCCAGAGAATGAGAGACATATCCTCACATGGGTGGGGCGAAGAGCTTACAACTCAAATGGTTAGGAGAGACAGAcaaacggcagatgctggaatccgaggtagacagcaagccaggcagcgtcaggaggtgcaGACGTCctactcgaaacattgacttctccacctcctcatgctgcctggccGGATATGTTAAGGGGAAGCGCGAGAATCTCAGAAGGGAGGAAGAGGTGAGCAGGATATGCCGATGAGGTGAAagggcactccctcaatactcacCCTTCCACAAAGCGACACTCACTGAGTCCacacactccgacagtgcggccctccctcagcactgaccctccgacagtgtggacctccctcagcactgaccctccgacagtgcggccctccctcaacactgaccctccgacagcgcggccctccctcagcactgaccctccgacagtgtggacctccggccctccctcagcactgaccctgcaatAGTTCTTTTCTCAGATCCTGAAGCTGTTCATGTCCAAATGTTATAAGATCAGGGCAATAtctaggctatgaccatctccaatgagacaatctaaccactgccccatgacattcaatgttgttactGTCACTGTATCCCTCACTatgaacatcctgggggttactattcaccagaaactcaactggactattCTCGTAAatactggctacaagagcaggtcagaggctgggaatcctgcagcgagtaactcccctcctgactctccccccgaagcctgtcccaccatctacaaggcacgggtcaggagggtgagggaatactccccccttgcccctggatgggggcagctccaaccaccctaacctatacattcctgaacactgtgggactatttagcacggccaatccaccctaacctatacattcctgaacactgtgggactatttagcacggccaatccaccctaacctatacattcctgaacactgtgggactatttagcacggccaatccaccctaacctatacattcctgaacactgtgggactatttagcacggccaatccaccctaacctatacattcctgaacactgtgggactatttagcacggccaatccaccctaacctatacattcctgaacactgtgggactatttagcacggccaatccaccctaacctatacattcctgaacactgtgggactatttagcacggccaatccaccctaacctatacattcctgaacactgtgggactatttagcacggccaatccaccctaacgtgcacatccctgaacactatgggacaatttagcacggtcaatccaccctaacctacacatccctgaacactatgggacaatttagcacggccaatcccccctaacctgcacatccctgaacactatgggacaatttagcacggacaatccaccctaacctccacatccccgaacactatgggacaatttagcacggccaatccaccctaacctacacacctttggactgtgggaggaaaccggagcacccggaggaaacccacacagacacagggagaatgtgcaaactccacacggacagtctcccccaaggctgggatcgaacccgggtccctggcgccatgaggcagcagcgctaaccactgagccaccgtgctgtcccccCAAACAcaaacaagagggcacagatttgaaGTGGTTCGTAAACATATTAAATATGGTCTGGCTCTGCAATGGTAATGTGGGTGGAGATGTTTTAAATTGAGGAGTTGAAGAGGGACATGGGATATTTAAATACATACAATGCACGAGAGCTATGGGTAAAGGCAAGTGAGCGTGTGTCGGATTCATAACATTGAGTCGAGGCTGGTACCTTCACAATGGCTCAAAGGCCCCTGTTTGTGCCTTAACAGTTCTGCCATCTGAAATCTCAGCCTGACTTGTTGAGACTTGGGCCCTGTGTGGGCAGGTGGGGCCTCGGGCCTAGTTGGCAGGCAAGGGCCTGGCTGACGAGAGGGGCCCTGGCAGTGGGTGGGTGCCTTGGCCCTGGTCGGTAGTTGGAGCCTCGGGCCTGGTTGGCGGGCGGGTGGAGCCTCGGGCCTGGTTGGCGTGCTGGGGCCTGGCGGGGCGTTGAGGGTAGCTCGCCGTCTTTCTGCGGGAGGCTTTCCGGATAAATAGCCCAAGGAGTCTTAACCCGTGTCCCACAACTGTCCTTCAGATCACGTCGCGGCTGGCTGAAGTCTTTAACCAGCGGTGTGAGGTAAACCGACGAGCAGCCACTAGCGGCTGCGTCATAAACACGTGCGGCTGGGTGAAGGGCTCGGGTTACCAGGCCTTGGTACACGCAGCCTCGGCCTTCGAAGTGGACGCTGCCATCGTCCTGGACCAGGAGCGCCTCTACAACGAGCTGAAGCGAGACCTGCCTCACTTTGTGAAGACGGCGCTGCTGCCCAAGTCTGGCGGGGCGGTCGAACGTTCCAAGGACTTCCGCCGGGAGAGCCGCGACGAGAAGATCCGCGAGTACTTCTACGGCTTCCGCGGCAGCTTCTACCCCCACGCCTTTGACGTGCGCTTCTCCGACGTGCGCATCTTTAAGGTGGGCGCCCCCACCATCCCCGACTCCTGCCTGCCCCTGGGCATGTCGCAGGAGGACAACCAGCTGAAGCTGGTGCCCGTGCAGCCCGGCCGGGACCTGGTGCACCACCTGCTGAGCGTCAGCACGGCCGACTCCCCCGAGGAGAACCTGATCGAGACCAGCGTGGCCGGCTTCATCGTGGTCACCAGCGTGGACGTCGAGAGGCAGCTCTTCACCGTGCTCTCTCCGGCTCCACGCCCTCTGCCCAAGAGCATCCTGCTCATCATGGACATCCGCTTCATGGACCTCAAgtagggaggaggaggggggaggcAGGACCATTCTGAAACTCCACTCCCGCCCACCGACCCCGCCCTCATCCACTCCCCGTCTCCCCCCGCCCTCATCCACTCCCTGTCTCCCCCCGCCCTCATCCACNNNNNNNNNGGCCTAGTTGGCAGGCAAGGGCCTGGCTGACGAGAGGGGCCCTGGCAGTGGGTGGGTGCCTTGGCCCTGGTCGGTAGTTGGAGCCTCGGGCCTGGTTGGCGGGCGGGTGGAGCCTCGGGCCTGGTTGGCGTGCTGGGGCCTGGCGGGACGTTGAGGGTAGCTCGCCGTCTTTCTGCGGGAGGCTTTCCGGATAAATAGCCCAAGGAGTCTTAACCCGTGTCCCACAACTGTCCTTCAGATCACGTCGCGGCTGGCTGAAGTCTTTAACCAGCGGTGTGAGGTAAACCGACGAGCAGCCACTAGCGGCTGCGTCATAAACACGTGCGGCTGGGTGAAGGGCTCGGGTTACCAGGCCTTGGTACACGCAGCCTCGGCCTTCGAAGTGGACGCTGCCATCGTCCTGGACCAGGAGCGCCTCTACAACGAGCTGAAGCGAGACCTGCCTCACTTTGTGAAGACGGCGCTGCTGCCCAAGTCTGGCGGGGCGGTCGAACGTTCCAAGGACTTCCGCCGGGAGAGCCGCGACGAGAAGATCCGCGAGTACTTCTACGGCTTCCGCGGCAGCTTCTACCCCCACGCCTTTGACGTGCGCTTCTCCGACGTGCGCATCTTTAAGGTGGGCGCCCCCACCATCCCCGACTCCTGCCTGCCCCTGGGCATGTCGCAGGAGGACAACCAGCTGAAGCTGGTGCCCGTGCAGCCCGGCCGGGACCTGGTGCACCACCTGCTGAGCGTCAGCACGGCCGACTCCCCCGAGGAGAACCTGATCGAGACCAGCGTGGCCGGCTTCATCGTGGTCACCAGCGTGGACGTCGAGAGGCAGCTCTTCACCGTGCTCTCTCCGGCTCCACGCCCTCTGCCCAAGAGCATCCTGCTCATCATGGACATCCGCTTCATGGACCTCAAgtagggaggaggaggggggaggcAGGACCATTCTGAAACTCCACTCCCGCCCACCGACCCCGCCCTCATCCACTCCCCGTCTCCCCCCGCCCTCATCCACTCCCCGTCTACCCCGCCCTCATCGACACACTCCTGTGGAGACAGAACCTGCAGCCGCTCTGACAGGATAAACCTCAGTGAAATGTTAATGCTGGACGTGCATCGACTAGCAAACACATGTGCTTCCTGCCTTGTCTGACTTTCCCCTGTCCCTCAcatggagatatctgtacactgactggtgtgtctctccctctccctctccctg from Chiloscyllium plagiosum isolate BGI_BamShark_2017 unplaced genomic scaffold, ASM401019v2 scaf_5190, whole genome shotgun sequence includes:
- the LOC122547525 gene encoding polyribonucleotide 5'-hydroxyl-kinase Clp1; translation: MAEEPKDDQPVTKFDLEKETELRFEVEANETVQLELLSGMAEIFATELTRNKRFTFDGGSKVAVFTWHGCSVQLRGRTEVAYVSRDTPMLLYLNCHAALEQMRQQAEAEDERGPRVMVVGPTDVGKTTVCRLLLNYGVRLGRRPTFVDLDVGQGSVSIPGTMGALYIERPADVEEGFSVQAPLVYHFGSTTPGTNIKLYNKITSRLAEVFNQRCEVNRRAATSGCVINTCGWVKGSGYQALVHAASAFEVDAAIVLDQERLYNELKRDLPHFVKTALLPKSGGAVERSKDFRRESRDEKIREYFYGFRGSFYPHAFDVRFSDVRIFKVGAPTIPDSCLPLGMSQEDNQLKLVPVQPGRDLVHHLLSVSTADSPEENLIETSVAGFIVVTSVDVERQLFTVLSPAPRPLPKSILLIMDIRFMDLK
- the LOC122547526 gene encoding polyribonucleotide 5'-hydroxyl-kinase Clp1-like — encoded protein: LAVFLREAFRINSPRSLNPCPTTVLQITSRLAEVFNQRCEVNRRAATSGCVINTCGWVKGSGYQALVHAASAFEVDAAIVLDQERLYNELKRDLPHFVKTALLPKSGGAVERSKDFRRESRDEKIREYFYGFRGSFYPHAFDVRFSDVRIFKVGAPTIPDSCLPLGMSQEDNQLKLVPVQPGRDLVHHLLSVSTADSPEENLIETSVAGFIVVTSVDVERQLFTVLSPAPRPLPKSILLIMDIRFMDLK